From one Triticum urartu cultivar G1812 chromosome 3, Tu2.1, whole genome shotgun sequence genomic stretch:
- the LOC125544381 gene encoding mitochondrial outer membrane protein porin 1-like has translation MADPVDAPSKAAPVDVPSKPAPVDVPSKPAPVDAPSKAAQVDGPSMAAQCGAPPKAATGPGLYSEIGKKARDLLCKDFTTDQKLTLTTYAANGTAITATSTTTKEAVLGEIQTQFKYNNVKVDVKANSDSQVLITTTSETRYIPGLKRIVTVPLTNHTPAKAELQYFHDYAGISVGFGLHSKPLINVSALVGNKAFALGADVAYDSATGDFTKYNFGASFTNDDLYAAVMLNNKGDSLSASYYQMVSNSQAAAGGEVSHSLSSHETTTTLGFQYSLDPLTTTKVRYDNHGMVSALIQHELRPKSLLTISSEFDTKAIEKSSKIGLSLLLKP, from the exons ATGGCGGACCCGGTCGACGCTCCTTCCAAGGCGGCCCCGGTCGACGTCCCTTCCAAGCCGGCCCCGGTCGACGTCCCTTCCAAGCCGGCCCCGGTCGACGCTCCTTCCAAGGCGGCCCAGGTCGACGGCCCTTCCATGGCGGCCCAGTGCGGCGCGCCTCCCAAGGCGGCCACCGGTCCCGGTCTCTACTCCGAGATCGGCAAGAAGGCCAGAG ATCTTCTCTGCAAGGATTTCACCACGGACCAGAAGCTTACCCTCACCACTTACGCCGCAAATGGAACT GCAATCACTGCTACAAGCACAACGACAAAAGAAGCTGTCCTTGGCGAGATCCAGACCCAGTTTAAGTACAACAATGTCAAAGTTGATGTGAAAGCAAATTCAGACTCTCAA GTGTTAATCACAACCACATCCGAGACTCGGTACATACCAGGCTTGAAGAGAATTGTGACCGTTCCTTTGACAAACCACACTCCTGCTAAG GCTGAGTTGCAATACTTCCATGATTACGCTGGAATCAGTGTGGGTTTTGGCCTACACTCAAAACCTCTGATTAACGTTTCAGCTCTGGTTGGCAACAAAGCTTTTGCTCTTGGTGCTGATGTTGCCTATGATAGTGCAACTGGGGATTTCACCAAGTACAATTTCGGAGCGAGTTTCACCAACGACGATCTTTACGCTGCTGTGATGCT GAACAACAAAGGGGACAGCCTATCTGCGTCTTACTACCAAATGGTGAGCAACAGCCAGGCAGCTGCTGGAGGAGAAGTGAGCCACAGCTTGTCGAGCCATGAGACCACCACCACCTTGGGGTTTCAGTATTCCTTGGACCCTCTGACCACCACGAAGGTGCGCTACGACAACCACGGCATGGTCAGTGCCCTCATCCAGCACGAGTTGAGGCCCAAGTCATTGCTGACCATCTCCAGCGAGTTCGACACCAAGGCCATCGAGAAGAGCTCCAAGATCGGGCTCTCGCTGCTCCTTAAgccctga